In the genome of Streptomyces globosus, one region contains:
- a CDS encoding GNAT family N-acetyltransferase, with amino-acid sequence MSTRKRPLPQSFGIRHARPGEARTVAGLLALAFADDPVMGWMVPGGGPDRTRRIALYFRLAQRQQRPREGAVRVAATGEGRLLAAALWSGPGRWRAPAVRELASVPRYVRVFGPRGLGRAAEVQECLHRAHPEEPHWYLPTVGKDPQVQGAGAGSALVREQLAHCDRLGEAAYLESSRASNVPFYERLGFRVTGEIRLPHGGPALWPMWRDPAAGGPAAAGGGTGGGAGG; translated from the coding sequence ATGAGCACACGGAAGCGGCCGCTGCCGCAGTCGTTCGGGATCCGGCACGCCCGGCCGGGCGAGGCGCGCACGGTCGCCGGCCTCCTGGCCCTCGCCTTCGCCGACGACCCCGTCATGGGGTGGATGGTCCCCGGCGGCGGGCCGGACCGGACCCGCCGGATCGCGCTCTACTTCCGGCTGGCGCAGCGGCAGCAGCGGCCGCGGGAGGGGGCCGTGCGGGTCGCCGCGACCGGGGAGGGGCGGCTGCTGGCGGCGGCCCTGTGGTCCGGGCCCGGCCGGTGGCGGGCGCCGGCGGTGCGGGAGCTGGCGTCCGTGCCCCGCTATGTGCGGGTCTTCGGGCCGCGGGGTCTGGGGCGGGCCGCGGAGGTGCAGGAGTGCCTGCACCGGGCGCATCCGGAGGAGCCCCACTGGTACCTGCCGACCGTGGGGAAGGATCCGCAGGTGCAGGGCGCCGGCGCCGGCTCGGCGCTCGTACGGGAGCAGTTGGCGCACTGCGACCGGCTCGGGGAGGCGGCGTACCTGGAGTCGAGCAGGGCGTCGAACGTGCCGTTCTACGAGCGGTTGGGGTTCCGGGTGACGGGCGAGATCCGGCTCCCGCACGGCGGGCCCGCCCTGTGGCCGATGTGGCGCGATCCCGCGGCCGGCGGCCCGGCCGCGGCGGGCGGCGGGACCGGCGGCGGCGCCGGCGGGTGA
- a CDS encoding MarR family winged helix-turn-helix transcriptional regulator, whose amino-acid sequence MPSADTPLSSLPADDPIGLQSFAVLLRRMNAEFNRIVQEFAQAHGLHLTDVQALIAVLDAEHDEEGGPMTPGRLRSRMNLTSGAVTACLDRLEKAGHVRRVRAADDRRVVHIHYAPSGREAAREFFGPLARGTEAACAPFDPAELHVVVRFLQAMNHQLGLVGR is encoded by the coding sequence ATGCCCAGTGCCGACACCCCCCTGTCCTCACTTCCTGCGGACGACCCGATCGGGTTGCAGTCCTTCGCCGTGCTGCTGCGCCGCATGAACGCGGAGTTCAACCGGATCGTCCAGGAGTTCGCCCAGGCACACGGCCTGCACCTGACGGACGTCCAGGCGCTGATCGCCGTCCTCGACGCCGAGCACGACGAGGAGGGCGGCCCGATGACCCCGGGGCGCCTGCGCAGCCGGATGAACCTCACCTCGGGGGCCGTCACCGCCTGCCTGGACCGGCTGGAGAAGGCCGGGCACGTCCGGCGGGTCCGGGCGGCAGACGACCGCCGCGTGGTCCACATCCACTACGCGCCGTCGGGCCGCGAGGCGGCGCGCGAGTTCTTCGGCCCGCTGGCCCGCGGCACGGAGGCGGCCTGCGCGCCCTTCGACCCGGCCGAGCTGCACGTCGTGGTGCGCTTTCTGCAGGCGATGAACCACCAGCTCGGCCTCGTGGGCCGCTGA